The Veillonellaceae bacterium genome window below encodes:
- a CDS encoding DEAD/DEAH box helicase: MLTDGQIRSEAALGSSYTRGCQYHRDGYVREVNFYPDERIFQARVQGRELYTINVKLDAQDKIKKFDCDCPAFYSYNGACKHIIAVLKSIQKDWANYFEPGNVPLTSATQKLLNFFKKNAVSEVKQSPDISVKLAVKFNFNSQSNRTACWLEFLIGNGRMYVLRNIPQLLAALENSQEIVYGKSFTLQPSNMKFDEYSERLLKILNDAYTEEKQRETWSYYAAAGSVFADPRQFKLTNSSLRQFFDAMGEQPFNAVINHKEIAALQITSARPPLRLLVNAIDGGLKLELDRPDQLMYGLDADCNYLYYDKVIYKVDKEFATYIKPLIKCFSETRKPAISIPTAAISDFHSAMLPALERIVPVKIDEMLFKRFYKQPLEKSVYLDKAGVGMSARVEFRYGEVIINPGDAAAQDQIAFNDKWVLRSFVDENKLIDLFTAYGFKWVDGELTQTDEEATYCFLQEGLPELRDIAEVFYSDDFKNIKIRPTGRIVAGIRLNSESDLLELSLQYQNMNAKELIELLAAYKLKKRYYRLPEGGFIPLDSSEFEAVAGLVADLGLRLADIEKDVIELPKYRALYLDSLAREMDDFELERSSTFKRMVQDIREPADIDYAVPENICGKLRGYQKTGFKWLKTLASYGLGGILADDMGLGKTLQVLTFILSEKKEETQPSLVIAPTSLVYNWQDEAAKFTPSLNVLVLSGSQEERLDKFDEIDQADIVVTSYGMVKRDIEFYKTKRFKYCFIDEAQHVKNPNTLNAKAVKRIRAKCYFALTGTPIENTLTELWSIFDFIMPGYLRSHKAFVARFEAPIVRNGDEKALHELSRHIKPFILRRMKKTVLKELPEKIESKMSSEMTEEQAKVYAAWLVKARTEFENELKANGMEKSHIKILSLLTRLRQLCCHPALFIDNYSGGSGKLDMLQEILKDAVSGGHRVLLFSQFTGMLDLIKQELNALEMSYYYLDGSTKAEERMRLVKAFNAGDKDVFLISLKAGGTGLNLTGADVVIHFDPWWNPAVEDQATDRAYRIGQKNVVQVYKLIAKNTIEEKIYELQQRKKQMIDTLIKPGENFLNKMSEEEIRNLFAE, from the coding sequence ATGTTGACAGACGGACAGATCAGATCAGAAGCAGCCTTGGGCTCGTCGTACACAAGAGGATGCCAGTATCACCGAGATGGCTATGTGCGTGAAGTGAATTTTTATCCCGATGAACGGATTTTCCAGGCCCGCGTTCAGGGGCGCGAGCTGTATACCATAAATGTAAAGCTTGATGCCCAAGATAAAATTAAAAAGTTTGATTGTGATTGCCCCGCCTTTTATAGCTATAACGGGGCATGCAAGCATATTATCGCTGTATTAAAGTCTATTCAAAAGGATTGGGCAAACTATTTCGAACCTGGAAATGTGCCTCTTACCTCGGCCACCCAAAAACTACTGAATTTTTTCAAGAAAAATGCCGTAAGCGAGGTTAAACAAAGTCCTGATATTTCTGTTAAGTTAGCAGTAAAGTTTAACTTTAATAGTCAGTCGAACAGAACGGCGTGCTGGTTAGAATTTCTCATTGGCAATGGTAGAATGTATGTCCTGAGAAACATTCCCCAGTTGCTGGCAGCTCTCGAGAATAGTCAAGAAATTGTCTATGGTAAAAGCTTTACATTACAGCCTTCCAATATGAAATTCGATGAATATTCTGAGCGCCTGCTAAAAATTCTCAATGATGCTTATACAGAGGAAAAACAGCGAGAAACTTGGAGTTATTATGCAGCGGCAGGCTCGGTATTCGCAGATCCCAGACAATTTAAACTGACTAATTCAAGTTTGCGCCAATTTTTTGATGCTATGGGGGAGCAGCCGTTTAACGCCGTCATAAATCACAAAGAAATAGCCGCCCTGCAAATAACAAGCGCCCGACCGCCACTGAGACTCCTTGTTAATGCGATTGATGGTGGACTTAAGTTGGAACTTGATCGTCCTGATCAGCTTATGTACGGGTTGGACGCCGACTGCAATTATTTATATTATGATAAGGTAATTTACAAGGTTGATAAGGAATTTGCAACCTACATAAAACCGCTTATCAAGTGCTTTAGCGAAACCCGTAAACCGGCAATAAGCATCCCTACTGCGGCTATTTCGGATTTTCACTCCGCAATGTTACCGGCCTTGGAAAGAATTGTCCCTGTCAAGATAGACGAAATGCTGTTTAAGAGATTCTATAAGCAGCCTTTAGAGAAATCTGTTTATTTAGACAAGGCTGGCGTTGGGATGAGTGCTCGAGTCGAATTTCGATATGGTGAGGTTATAATCAATCCTGGCGATGCTGCGGCCCAAGATCAGATTGCATTTAATGATAAATGGGTTCTGCGATCATTCGTCGATGAGAATAAGCTAATAGACCTTTTTACTGCTTATGGCTTTAAATGGGTTGACGGAGAACTGACTCAAACTGACGAAGAAGCAACCTATTGTTTTTTGCAGGAGGGGCTGCCAGAGTTAAGGGATATCGCTGAAGTTTTTTATTCGGACGATTTCAAGAATATAAAAATTCGCCCTACCGGGCGTATTGTAGCCGGTATCAGGCTAAACAGCGAAAGCGATTTATTGGAACTATCATTACAGTACCAAAATATGAATGCAAAAGAACTCATTGAGCTCCTAGCAGCCTATAAACTCAAAAAACGGTATTATCGTCTTCCTGAAGGCGGGTTTATACCGCTTGATTCTAGCGAATTCGAAGCAGTTGCCGGGCTAGTTGCAGATCTTGGCCTCCGTCTAGCTGATATCGAGAAAGATGTAATTGAGCTGCCCAAATATCGCGCTTTGTATTTGGATAGCTTAGCGCGAGAAATGGATGATTTTGAGTTGGAACGAAGTAGCACCTTTAAGAGAATGGTGCAGGATATTCGTGAACCGGCTGATATAGATTATGCTGTTCCGGAAAATATTTGCGGCAAGTTGAGAGGGTATCAAAAAACCGGCTTTAAATGGCTGAAAACATTAGCCAGTTATGGTCTAGGCGGAATTTTAGCTGATGACATGGGACTGGGAAAAACACTGCAGGTTCTTACTTTTATCCTATCTGAGAAAAAAGAGGAGACTCAGCCCTCATTAGTTATCGCCCCTACCTCGTTAGTGTATAATTGGCAGGACGAGGCTGCCAAATTTACTCCAAGTCTAAACGTCCTTGTACTCTCTGGTTCTCAAGAAGAGAGGCTAGACAAGTTTGACGAAATTGATCAGGCCGATATAGTTGTTACTTCGTATGGTATGGTCAAACGCGATATTGAATTCTATAAAACTAAACGCTTTAAATACTGTTTCATTGACGAGGCCCAGCATGTTAAAAATCCCAACACCCTTAATGCTAAAGCGGTAAAAAGAATCAGGGCAAAATGTTATTTTGCCCTAACTGGGACGCCTATCGAAAATACCCTGACCGAATTGTGGTCAATTTTTGACTTTATCATGCCAGGTTATCTAAGATCTCACAAAGCATTCGTTGCTAGATTTGAGGCGCCGATTGTTAGAAATGGCGATGAAAAAGCCTTGCATGAGCTAAGCCGCCATATCAAGCCCTTCATTTTGCGGCGGATGAAAAAAACAGTGCTCAAAGAATTGCCGGAGAAGATTGAAAGTAAGATGAGCAGTGAGATGACTGAGGAACAGGCAAAAGTTTATGCTGCTTGGTTAGTTAAGGCGCGTACTGAATTTGAAAATGAGTTAAAGGCAAACGGCATGGAGAAAAGTCATATTAAGATATTATCGCTATTAACTCGCTTACGGCAGCTCTGCTGTCACCCTGCGCTTTTTATTGATAACTATTCCGGCGGCAGCGGCAAACTGGATATGCTGCAGGAGATATTGAAAGATGCTGTGAGCGGCGGCCATCGGGTTTTATTATTTTCTCAATTCACCGGTATGCTGGATTTGATCAAGCAAGAACTAAATGCTCTTGAAATGTCTTACTACTATCTGGATGGGTCTACTAAAGCCGAGGAACGAATGCGGCTTGTTAAGGCTTTCAACGCCGGTGATAAAGATGTTTTTCTTATATCGCTTAAGGCAGGCGGGACTGGTCTAAACCTAACGGGCGCCGATGTTGTAATTCATTTTGACCCGTGGTGGAATCCGGCGGTTGAAGACCAGGCTACCGACAGAGCTTATCGCATCGGGCAGAAGAATGTTGTGCAGGTTTATAAGCTGATTGCTAAAAATACAATTGAGGAAAAGATTTATGAGCTGCAGCAAAGGAAGAAACAAATGATTGATACGCTTATAAAACCTGGGGAAAATTTCTTGAACAAAATGTCTGAAGAAGAAATTCGGAACCTATTTGCCGAATAG
- a CDS encoding H-type small acid-soluble spore protein, producing MLENRAIEIISSPRFIEVTYNGQPVWIESVDKRTDLAVVMPCGSDEKIEVPLDELVEELEL from the coding sequence ATGCTGGAGAATAGGGCAATAGAAATTATTAGTTCTCCTAGGTTCATAGAAGTTACCTATAATGGCCAGCCGGTTTGGATTGAGTCGGTAGACAAACGGACGGATTTGGCGGTTGTCATGCCTTGCGGTAGTGATGAAAAGATCGAAGTACCGCTTGATGAACTTGTTGAAGAATTGGAGTTATGA
- a CDS encoding Lrp/AsnC family transcriptional regulator, which translates to MALDKYDKAIISALQQDSSISNLDLSKLVGLSTSTCLTRTKNLKESGVIKQFTTIVDEKRLGMETTAFIMIALSPLTRETTNFFLQQINKIPQVLECYAITGNPDYLLKVVAKDMQTYKDFVIDSLMAIPGVSRVEANIVINTEKRTFSIPVEEE; encoded by the coding sequence ATGGCACTTGATAAATATGATAAAGCGATTATAAGTGCTTTACAACAAGATTCTTCAATATCTAATTTGGATTTATCAAAATTAGTTGGTTTGTCTACATCAACATGTTTGACAAGAACAAAGAATCTAAAAGAATCAGGTGTTATCAAACAATTTACTACCATTGTTGATGAAAAAAGACTCGGTATGGAAACGACTGCATTTATTATGATAGCTTTGTCTCCACTTACCAGAGAAACTACTAATTTTTTCTTACAGCAAATTAATAAGATTCCACAAGTGCTTGAATGCTATGCTATTACTGGTAATCCAGACTATCTTCTAAAAGTTGTTGCTAAAGATATGCAGACTTACAAGGACTTTGTCATTGATTCACTTATGGCTATACCAGGGGTGAGTCGGGTGGAAGCTAACATCGTCATCAATACGGAAAAAAGAACCTTCTCAATACCTGTTGAAGAAGAGTAA
- a CDS encoding amino acid permease, translated as MDINNSNNQVERGLKNRHIQMIALGGAIGTGLFYGSTAVVKMAGPAITLSYLIGGIIIFFIMRALGEMCVEHPVSGSFSQFAYQYWGELPGFIAGWNYWFNYVVVAMVELSVVGTYINYWYPDIPTWVSALVCLIVITSINLVNVKAFGEFEFWFAIIKVLAIIGMIVFGIAMIAFGVGNGGQPIGISNLWTHGGFLPNGIQGIIMSLVLVMFSFGGIELVGITAGEAENPRKTIPQAINQVVWRILLFYVGAMGVILAIFPWDEMSAVGSPFVQIFSHVGIPSAANLLNFVVLTAALSAYNSALYSNGRMLYGLAAQGNAPKIFGKLNSSGTPVVAILVSTVFTLFTVLLSYLNPEKVFLYLMAVATISIIINWAIILLVQIKFRKNREQPNKQLLFKMPLYPLTSYICLAFLALVVVIMAFLPDMRFSLYIAPVWLLCLYIGYKFKTAAKK; from the coding sequence TTGGATATTAATAATTCAAATAACCAAGTAGAACGTGGCCTCAAGAATCGTCACATTCAAATGATTGCGCTGGGAGGAGCCATTGGCACAGGGCTGTTTTACGGTTCAACAGCGGTAGTAAAAATGGCCGGACCAGCTATTACTTTATCTTATTTAATCGGTGGCATTATAATATTTTTTATCATGCGAGCTTTGGGTGAAATGTGTGTCGAACATCCGGTGTCAGGTTCGTTCAGTCAATTTGCATATCAATATTGGGGCGAACTTCCAGGCTTTATAGCGGGATGGAATTATTGGTTTAATTATGTGGTCGTTGCTATGGTCGAATTATCGGTTGTAGGTACCTATATTAATTATTGGTACCCTGATATTCCAACATGGGTTTCGGCACTGGTATGTTTAATAGTTATTACCTCCATTAATTTGGTTAATGTAAAAGCCTTTGGAGAGTTTGAATTTTGGTTTGCTATCATCAAGGTTTTAGCAATAATTGGTATGATCGTTTTTGGTATCGCAATGATCGCTTTTGGTGTTGGTAATGGCGGACAACCTATTGGTATTAGTAATTTGTGGACGCACGGCGGTTTTTTGCCAAATGGCATACAGGGAATTATTATGTCATTAGTTTTAGTCATGTTCTCATTTGGTGGTATAGAGCTAGTTGGAATTACCGCTGGTGAAGCTGAAAACCCTCGCAAAACGATTCCACAAGCCATTAACCAGGTCGTATGGAGAATTTTACTGTTTTATGTAGGGGCTATGGGGGTCATTTTAGCAATATTCCCTTGGGATGAAATGTCGGCGGTAGGCAGTCCTTTTGTTCAGATCTTTTCCCATGTAGGCATCCCCTCAGCAGCTAACTTGTTAAATTTTGTAGTTCTTACAGCAGCATTATCTGCTTATAATAGTGCATTATATAGTAATGGCAGAATGTTATATGGTTTGGCGGCACAAGGCAATGCTCCGAAAATCTTTGGTAAGCTAAATTCATCGGGTACACCAGTCGTTGCGATATTAGTTTCCACAGTGTTTACACTCTTTACGGTATTATTAAGTTATTTAAACCCCGAAAAGGTATTTCTATATTTAATGGCGGTAGCTACAATTTCCATTATTATCAATTGGGCGATTATTTTACTTGTACAGATAAAGTTTCGTAAAAACAGAGAACAGCCCAATAAACAGCTATTGTTTAAAATGCCGTTATATCCTCTTACATCGTATATCTGTTTGGCTTTTTTAGCTCTTGTTGTCGTTATTATGGCCTTCTTGCCTGATATGCGGTTCTCGTTGTATATTGCACCTGTATGGCTACTATGCTTGTATATAGGTTACAAATTTAAAACAGCAGCAAAAAAATAA